From the Nostoc sp. PCC 7107 genome, the window TCTAATTATTTACATACAATTTCCTAACCTAAAACATTCACTTCAGACTTCATACTTTACACTTCATACTTCATTTAGCTTTCTCGTTGCACGGGTAGAGGTGCGGGACGAACAATGATTTGCGTAGTTTGTCCGTTGCGCTCTACCTGTACTGGTAAAGGATTGCCAATTTGGCTATTTTCCAGGAGCTTTTGTACTTCTTCCACCTTAGTAACAGACTGGTTATTAATTTTTTGAATTACATCCCCTGCTTTCAATCCCGCTGCCGCAGCTGGAGAACGCGGGACAATACTGACTAATAGCACACCTTTCTCTGTCGTCAGATTAATGCGATCGCCAAATCTCTGATTTATCCTTTCTTTAATCTCTGGTGTCAGTGTCACCATCTGAACACCCAAATAAGGATGATCCACTCGACCTTTCGTAATTAATTGTTGAGCGATTTTCTGCACAGTGTTGATGGGAATAGCAAATCCCAAACCTTGAGCATTCCGCAGAATTGCTGTGTTCATCCCAATGACTTGACCGCGTGCATTGAGCAATGGCCCACCAGAATTACCAGGGTTAATGGCTGCATCTGTTTGCAGATAATCAACACGCTTGTCACTAGCACCAATATCACTACTAGATCGACCAGTTGCACTAATAATCCCCGATGTCACAGTATTGTTCAAACCCAAAGGATTACCAATGGCAATTACGGCTTCCCCTGGTTGTAAAACTTCAGAATTGCCTAAAGATATCGTTGGCAAGTTATTGGCATCTATTTTAATCACCGCTACGTCTGTTACAGGATCTTCCCCCAAAACTTTGCCATCAAAGGTTCTCCCATCCTTGAGAGTCACTGTTACAGTATCTGCACCATCGACGACATGAGAATTGGTCAAGATTTGTCCAGAGGAACTAATGATAAATCCTGAACCACTACCCCGTTCAACTCGTTGTCTAGGTTGGGTGTCTCGAAAGTACCGCCGAAAAAAGGGATCATTAAATTGTTCGGGAATGCGAGATGTCACGGTTCTGGAGGAGTCAATTCGCACCACCGCACCACCAACATTT encodes:
- a CDS encoding HhoA/HhoB/HtrA family serine endopeptidase is translated as MKTTVQNIDGWSSLLNKRANIVKLRLLSGIAIVSLGGCGFLPAKTFENSTDKPFVSEPKTSNPESAIALPPIISASGDPNFVVGVVKNVGGAVVRIDSSRTVTSRIPEQFNDPFFRRYFRDTQPRQRVERGSGSGFIISSSGQILTNSHVVDGADTVTVTLKDGRTFDGKVLGEDPVTDVAVIKIDANNLPTISLGNSEVLQPGEAVIAIGNPLGLNNTVTSGIISATGRSSSDIGASDKRVDYLQTDAAINPGNSGGPLLNARGQVIGMNTAILRNAQGLGFAIPINTVQKIAQQLITKGRVDHPYLGVQMVTLTPEIKERINQRFGDRINLTTEKGVLLVSIVPRSPAAAAGLKAGDVIQKINNQSVTKVEEVQKLLENSQIGNPLPVQVERNGQTTQIIVRPAPLPVQRES